Proteins encoded within one genomic window of Patescibacteria group bacterium:
- a CDS encoding excinuclease ABC subunit UvrC codes for MKIPTHIKPQIEALPKTAGVYFFKGELGEIMYVGKANSLRDRVKSYWAKELNRSTLIYKMVEQVVTIDFELCDSGMEALIAEANYIKRLLPKYNTRLKDDKSYYYVKLDSSDGSDFPKLLLIRKNQILDDEKKVRYFGPYTSAKNLRLALKMIRRIFPYRSCNIMPQKPCLQYHIKRCSAPCAGNIDQKEYAKTISRIVMMLEGNTQTLIKQLKKEMDQLAKKQLFEQASVVRNQYLALQHLRQSAKILDVDDIRVEDNVEGVPGRLEGFDVSNLSGKEAVVSMVVFTSGKPDKKRYKKFKIRGVFQPDDYAMLQETITRRLIRANVRPDGAEELVNAVTNDFSADNEWSLPDIFIIDGGKGQVSAVKAVLDQFNVEIPIIGIAKGPDRKGEDLYFSTQTDFKDIKIIRSIRDEAHRFAIAYHRLLHQKSIIKSELDDVPGIGKITKTKLLKHFGSVAKIRQASELEIASVVGPKLTKAIIKHLI; via the coding sequence ATGAAAATACCAACTCATATTAAACCGCAAATTGAAGCTCTACCAAAAACGGCGGGGGTGTATTTTTTTAAAGGTGAGTTGGGCGAAATTATGTACGTGGGCAAAGCCAATAGCTTGCGCGACCGCGTTAAATCGTACTGGGCCAAAGAGCTAAATCGAAGCACGTTAATTTACAAAATGGTTGAGCAGGTGGTTACGATTGATTTTGAGCTGTGCGATTCGGGTATGGAAGCATTAATTGCCGAGGCAAACTATATCAAACGTTTGCTGCCAAAATATAATACCCGTTTGAAGGATGATAAAAGTTATTATTACGTTAAATTAGATTCATCTGACGGCTCGGATTTCCCCAAACTGTTGCTGATTCGCAAAAATCAGATATTGGATGATGAAAAAAAAGTGCGCTATTTTGGTCCGTACACTTCGGCAAAAAATCTGCGCTTGGCACTCAAAATGATCCGTCGTATTTTCCCCTATCGATCATGCAACATTATGCCCCAAAAACCGTGTTTGCAATATCATATCAAACGGTGCAGCGCGCCGTGCGCCGGAAATATCGACCAAAAAGAATATGCCAAAACCATCTCGCGAATTGTAATGATGTTGGAAGGTAATACGCAAACACTAATTAAACAACTTAAAAAAGAGATGGATCAGCTGGCAAAAAAACAGTTGTTCGAACAGGCATCCGTTGTTCGCAACCAATACCTTGCCCTTCAACACTTGCGCCAATCGGCAAAAATTTTAGACGTTGACGATATTCGGGTCGAGGATAATGTTGAGGGCGTACCAGGTCGTCTGGAAGGGTTTGACGTCTCTAACCTGTCTGGAAAAGAAGCGGTTGTGTCGATGGTGGTATTTACCAGCGGAAAGCCGGACAAAAAGCGGTATAAAAAATTCAAAATTCGTGGCGTTTTTCAGCCCGATGATTACGCCATGTTACAAGAGACAATTACCCGCCGTTTAATTAGGGCTAACGTTCGGCCAGATGGTGCGGAAGAGCTGGTTAACGCTGTCACCAACGATTTTTCTGCTGACAATGAGTGGAGTCTGCCCGATATTTTCATTATCGATGGGGGCAAAGGCCAGGTTTCGGCGGTTAAGGCGGTTTTAGATCAATTTAACGTCGAAATTCCAATAATTGGCATTGCCAAAGGTCCAGACAGAAAAGGCGAAGATTTGTATTTTTCAACTCAGACAGATTTTAAGGATATTAAAATAATTAGGTCAATTCGCGATGAAGCCCATCGATTTGCCATTGCGTATCATCGTTTATTGCATCAGAAATCTATCATTAAATCTGAATTAGATGACGTTCCCGGTATTGGCAAAATTACTAAGACAAAATTGTTGAAACATTTTGGCTCGGTGGCCAAAATTAGACAAGCATCAGAGTTAGAAATTGCGTCAGTTGTTGGCCCAAAGCTAACCAAGGCTATCATAAAACATCTAATTTGA
- a CDS encoding aminoacyl--tRNA ligase-related protein, which produces MKQTQLFGTTKKETPSGEVSKNAILLTRGGYIDKELAGIYTLLPLALRAVQKISAIVREEMNRLPHTSEVLMPMLQPHSLWEESGRREGIKEIMYDLKDEAIGLGPTHEEVAQDVFRHFVQSYKDLPRAFYQIQTKFRHEPRAKSGLLRGREFMMKDLYSFHLTAEDLIEYYDLVKQAYLKIYSRCGLNAIYTDASGGVFTKYRSHEFQVLAENGEDTIYLNQAGDRAWNKEVVQEDDPEFLQFCSGEIIKKNAIEVGNIFRYDNKYSKPMHSTVVNKNGEEIEVLGASYGIGITRLVGTIVEVYGDLEKSKMIWPASVAPFKIHLIELSEGLGEDIYNVLMLSNISDVLYDDRAVSAGNKFADADLIGSPIRIIVSAKTQATKCVEIVLPDGKTELIKEKDLINYLAKN; this is translated from the coding sequence ATGAAACAAACTCAACTTTTTGGTACAACCAAAAAAGAGACACCAAGCGGCGAGGTCTCAAAAAATGCCATTCTATTAACGCGTGGTGGCTATATTGATAAAGAGTTAGCGGGCATATACACCTTGCTACCGTTAGCGTTGCGCGCGGTGCAAAAAATTAGCGCCATTGTGCGTGAAGAGATGAATCGTCTGCCGCACACTAGTGAAGTTTTGATGCCGATGTTGCAACCGCATAGTTTGTGGGAAGAAAGCGGCCGGCGCGAGGGCATTAAAGAAATTATGTACGATTTAAAAGATGAGGCAATTGGCTTGGGGCCGACTCACGAAGAAGTAGCTCAAGATGTTTTTCGTCATTTTGTACAATCATATAAAGATTTGCCCAGGGCGTTTTATCAAATTCAAACCAAGTTTCGCCATGAGCCACGCGCCAAATCCGGCCTGCTGCGTGGGCGTGAGTTTATGATGAAAGATTTGTACAGTTTTCATCTAACTGCCGAGGATTTAATCGAGTATTACGATTTGGTAAAACAAGCTTATCTGAAAATTTATTCGCGTTGCGGGCTAAACGCTATTTATACTGATGCAAGCGGCGGGGTATTCACCAAATATCGATCGCACGAATTTCAAGTGTTAGCCGAAAATGGCGAGGATACTATCTACCTCAATCAAGCTGGGGATAGAGCGTGGAATAAAGAGGTTGTGCAGGAAGACGATCCGGAATTTTTGCAGTTTTGCTCTGGCGAAATTATTAAGAAAAACGCTATCGAAGTGGGGAATATTTTTCGATACGACAACAAATATTCCAAACCAATGCATTCAACGGTGGTAAATAAGAACGGTGAAGAAATTGAAGTGCTTGGCGCCAGCTACGGCATTGGTATCACGCGGTTGGTGGGCACAATTGTTGAAGTTTACGGAGATCTGGAAAAAAGTAAAATGATTTGGCCGGCGAGCGTGGCGCCATTCAAAATCCATCTGATTGAGTTGAGCGAAGGACTAGGTGAAGATATTTATAATGTGTTAATGTTGTCAAATATCTCCGATGTTTTATATGATGATCGCGCTGTTTCGGCTGGGAATAAATTTGCTGATGCCGATTTAATTGGATCGCCAATTCGGATTATTGTTAGTGCCAAAACGCAAGCGACAAAATGCGTCGAAATTGTTTTGCCCGATGGTAAAACCGAGCTAATAAAAGAAAAAGATCTCATCAATTACTTAGCAAAAAACTAA